The genomic segment AGAGGGCTGCGCTGGGTCGCATGGCCACCATTTGCAAGCGTCTCAAGGATCCGCTCTTGTATCTCGACCAGGTCCGCCAGCATCTTGGCCGTCTGCCTTCCATCGACCCTAATACTAGAACTCTGCTCATCTGCGGGTATCCCAACGTGGGCAAGTCTAGTTTCCTGAAGAGCATCACCCGCGCAGATGTTGATGTGCAGCCTTATGCCTTTACGACCAAGAGTTTGTTCGTGGGCCACTTTGACTACAAGTACTTGAGATTCCAGGCCATTGACACGCCGGGTATTTTGGACCATCCCCTCGAGGAGATGAACACTATTGAAATGCAGAGTATCACTGCTATTGCCCATCTTCGGTCGGCTATTCTCTACTTTATGGATCTTTCTGAGCAGTGCGGCTACACTGTCCAGGCGCAGATCCAGCTGttcaagagcatcaagcctctcttctccaacaaatTGGTCTTTTTGGTCGTCAACAAGATCGACGTGACTCGACCTGAGGATCTGAGCCCTGAAGTCCAGGAGGAACTGCAAGGGCTGATGAAGGCTGGAGAGATTGAGATGCTCCAGCTGTCCTGCAATACCCAAGAAGGCGTTCAAGAAGTCAAGAACGCTGCCTGCGAGCGCCTCATCGCCGAGCGAGTCAACCAGAAATTAAAGGCcggcaccaacaacagcggAAACATTGGCGGCCGCTTGGCGGATGTCATGTCCCGCATCCACGTTGCCCAGCCGATGGGCGGCCAGACCCTCGAGACATTCATCCCCGAGGGCATCAAAAACATGAAGAAGTACGACAAGGAGGACCCGGAGCGTCGCAAGCTAGCCAAGGaagtcgaggttgagaacgGCGGCGCCGGCGTCTACAACGTCGACATGCGCGCCGACTACCTCCTCGCCAACCCCGACTGGAAGTACGACAAGATCCCTGAAATCTTTGACGGCAAAAACGTCTACGACTTCATCGACCCAGACATTGAGGCCAAGCTCGCCGCCCtagaagaagaggaagagaagctcGAGCAAGAAGGCTACTACGACTCAGACGAGGAgattgacgacgacgaagaggccgAAGTCCTACGCAAAGCCGAGCTCATCCGCGAGAAGCAACAGCTCATCCGCAACGAAGCCCGCATGAAGAAGCGCCTCAAGAACCAGGCCATCATCCCCCgcagcaagaccaagaagtCCTTCTCCCAGCTCGAAGACGCCCTCGACCAACTCGGCGTCGACACCAGAAACCTCGCCGACCGCGCTCAGCCCAAGGACGTCCGTCGCGGCCGCTCCATGTCCCGCAGCCGTCTGGGCACCGAGGACGCCGATTCCATGGACGTGGATGCCAAGCCGCGCGATCGTCTGCGCGCCCGCTCCATGAGCAGAGCGCCCACGACGAACCGTCGCGA from the Pochonia chlamydosporia 170 chromosome 6, whole genome shotgun sequence genome contains:
- a CDS encoding nucleolar GTP-binding protein 1 (similar to Aspergillus terreus NIH2624 XP_001208791.1) yields the protein MKTTWKDIPPVPTQQEFLDIVLSRTQRKLPTQIRAGFKISRIRAFYTRKVKFSQETFSEKFGAILESFPRLQDIHPFHKDLLNTLYDADHFRIALGQLSTAKHLIETISRDYVRLLKYGQSLFQCKQLKRAALGRMATICKRLKDPLLYLDQVRQHLGRLPSIDPNTRTLLICGYPNVGKSSFLKSITRADVDVQPYAFTTKSLFVGHFDYKYLRFQAIDTPGILDHPLEEMNTIEMQSITAIAHLRSAILYFMDLSEQCGYTVQAQIQLFKSIKPLFSNKLVFLVVNKIDVTRPEDLSPEVQEELQGLMKAGEIEMLQLSCNTQEGVQEVKNAACERLIAERVNQKLKAGTNNSGNIGGRLADVMSRIHVAQPMGGQTLETFIPEGIKNMKKYDKEDPERRKLAKEVEVENGGAGVYNVDMRADYLLANPDWKYDKIPEIFDGKNVYDFIDPDIEAKLAALEEEEEKLEQEGYYDSDEEIDDDEEAEVLRKAELIREKQQLIRNEARMKKRLKNQAIIPRSKTKKSFSQLEDALDQLGVDTRNLADRAQPKDVRRGRSMSRSRLGTEDADSMDVDAKPRDRLRARSMSRAPTTNRRDDGVQDELTRSKAERIAKLNQKRMNRMARQGEADRHTTVSLEKHLFSGKRGIGKTGRR